The following are from one region of the Pectobacterium actinidiae genome:
- a CDS encoding carbohydrate ABC transporter permease, with amino-acid sequence MMYKPKMNRLYNINGWAFVATAVGLIALMTIYPIFKSLWLSFQSGRGVVTQFVGLGNIIRLFNDPMFKTALWNTLTFLVIQVPIMILLSLAISSCLNSSQLKYRQWFRIAIFLPCVTSLVAYSILFKSMFELDGVINSFLMFIHVIDDPIPWLSDPFWAKVTIIIAITWRWTGYNMIFYLSAMQNIDKSIYEAARVDGVSPIKQFFFITIPLLKPVILFTSVTSTIGTLQLFDEAMNITNGGPANATLTLSLYIYNLSFKFVPNFGYAATVSYVIVVFSAILALIQFKAARKG; translated from the coding sequence ATGATGTATAAACCTAAAATGAATAGGCTTTATAACATCAACGGCTGGGCTTTTGTCGCTACCGCTGTTGGGTTAATTGCCCTAATGACGATATATCCTATTTTCAAATCACTTTGGCTTTCCTTTCAGTCTGGCCGTGGTGTGGTTACGCAATTTGTTGGCTTGGGAAATATCATTCGTTTATTTAATGACCCAATGTTTAAAACGGCGCTTTGGAATACCTTGACGTTTCTGGTTATCCAGGTGCCTATTATGATTTTGCTATCATTAGCGATATCTTCTTGCTTAAATTCGTCTCAGCTTAAATATCGTCAATGGTTTAGAATAGCTATATTCTTACCCTGTGTAACCTCGCTGGTTGCCTACTCTATTCTGTTTAAAAGTATGTTTGAGTTGGACGGCGTGATTAACTCATTCTTGATGTTTATTCATGTTATTGACGACCCGATTCCGTGGCTGTCTGATCCTTTCTGGGCAAAGGTGACGATTATTATTGCGATCACATGGCGTTGGACGGGGTATAATATGATCTTTTACCTTTCCGCTATGCAGAATATTGATAAGTCAATTTATGAGGCCGCCAGAGTTGATGGTGTTAGCCCCATTAAGCAGTTTTTCTTTATCACTATACCCTTACTGAAACCGGTTATTCTTTTTACCAGTGTGACATCAACCATTGGCACATTGCAGTTGTTTGATGAAGCGATGAATATCACGAATGGTGGTCCGGCAAATGCGACGCTGACGTTATCGCTTTATATTTACAACTTGTCGTTCAAATTTGTACCTAACTTTGGTTATGCGGCAACGGTTTCGTACGTGATTGTTGTTTTCTCAGCAATACTGGCGCTGATTCAATTTAAAGCGGCACGGAAGGGATAA
- a CDS encoding LacI family DNA-binding transcriptional regulator, whose product MTTIRDIAQKAGVAASTVSRVLNNDPSLSVTKEKRQLIKKIAHELEYLSPTQRKQQKKRSENAIVVRSHFKIDNDNLLHLAVVHFLTPSEELNDPYFTAIRIGIENRCHHFNVSLRNIFTTNLSSNSNTLAQAQAIICVGHFSDNDTALIYSLNKNLIFIDSAPLDKKCDAVLFDREAAAREVLHYIVNSGAQRPAFIGNNESRLHVFQEITKEHGIYHESRCKVSQLFCIESGYQAMNELLQQKEWPDVVFAATDIIAIGVYRALQEKGISIPRQIKVIGMNDIPTAQHLNPSLTTMRLYPTEMGEAAVDLFLELVAGRYYKKHVELGYEMVWRESFTLSNP is encoded by the coding sequence GTGACAACGATTAGAGATATCGCCCAAAAAGCCGGGGTGGCAGCATCAACCGTTTCTCGTGTGCTTAATAACGATCCCAGTCTGTCGGTAACGAAAGAAAAACGTCAACTCATCAAGAAAATTGCTCACGAACTGGAATATTTATCGCCCACACAGCGTAAACAGCAGAAAAAGAGATCAGAGAACGCGATTGTTGTACGATCCCATTTTAAAATAGATAACGATAATTTATTACATCTCGCCGTCGTCCACTTTCTTACGCCTTCAGAAGAACTCAACGACCCTTATTTCACCGCAATACGCATTGGGATTGAAAACCGCTGTCACCACTTTAATGTTTCATTGCGAAATATATTCACCACAAATTTATCATCCAATAGCAACACCTTAGCTCAGGCACAGGCCATCATTTGTGTTGGCCACTTTAGCGATAACGATACTGCCTTAATTTACTCATTAAATAAGAACCTGATTTTTATCGATTCGGCTCCCCTCGATAAGAAATGTGACGCCGTGCTTTTCGACCGGGAAGCGGCTGCACGCGAGGTATTGCATTACATCGTTAATAGCGGTGCTCAACGCCCTGCATTTATCGGCAATAATGAGAGTCGGTTGCATGTATTTCAAGAAATAACAAAAGAACACGGTATCTATCACGAATCACGATGTAAGGTGAGTCAGCTATTCTGTATTGAGTCCGGCTATCAGGCGATGAATGAATTGCTGCAACAAAAAGAGTGGCCCGATGTTGTGTTCGCGGCAACAGATATTATCGCGATAGGTGTCTACCGCGCGCTGCAAGAAAAAGGCATTTCCATTCCCAGACAAATAAAAGTGATTGGAATGAATGATATTCCTACCGCCCAACACCTCAACCCAAGCCTGACCACCATGCGACTCTACCCCACTGAAATGGGCGAAGCGGCTGTCGATCTGTTTTTAGAATTGGTTGCGGGGCGCTATTACAAGAAACATGTAGAACTGGGCTATGAGATGGTCTGGCGTGAAAGTTTTACGCTCAGCAATCCGTAG
- a CDS encoding amino acid ABC transporter permease produces MSTSSPQQELHIVANRHYGRWISALLVLLLLGAIAHSVLNNPRFEWRVVVDSFTEDSILQGVIMTLKLTAISVVLGFGGGTILALMRLSSNPVLVAVSWGYTWFFRGVPTLVQLFLWYNIAALYPTISLSLPFVGELFSVPGNTLISPFNAAVLALVMHQSAYAAEIVRAGIQSVNPGQLEAARALGYRKPQIFFYTVLPQAMRAILPPAGNEVIGQLKTTAVVSVISLQDVLYSAQIIYQRTYEVIPLLLVATIWYLLLTSVLSVGQYYVERYFGRSTLKRSKPGRSRKPRAARLTQLTQPANRQQPSESPGT; encoded by the coding sequence ATGAGTACTTCCTCGCCGCAGCAGGAACTGCACATCGTTGCCAACCGACACTACGGGCGCTGGATCAGCGCCCTGCTGGTTCTGCTGCTGTTAGGCGCTATCGCCCATTCCGTGCTGAACAATCCCCGTTTCGAATGGCGGGTCGTTGTGGACAGTTTTACAGAGGACTCCATTCTTCAGGGCGTCATCATGACGCTGAAACTGACCGCCATTTCGGTGGTGTTGGGCTTTGGCGGTGGCACGATACTGGCGCTGATGCGACTATCCAGCAACCCCGTATTGGTGGCGGTCAGTTGGGGCTACACCTGGTTCTTCCGTGGCGTCCCGACGCTGGTGCAACTGTTTCTCTGGTATAACATCGCGGCACTCTACCCAACGATTTCGCTCTCGCTGCCGTTTGTTGGCGAACTTTTCAGCGTTCCCGGCAATACACTCATCAGCCCGTTTAATGCCGCCGTGCTGGCGCTGGTCATGCACCAGTCTGCCTATGCGGCAGAAATCGTTCGCGCGGGCATTCAAAGCGTCAACCCCGGTCAGTTAGAAGCAGCCCGCGCGCTGGGATACCGTAAACCGCAAATATTCTTCTACACCGTTCTGCCGCAGGCGATGCGCGCCATCCTGCCTCCTGCGGGCAACGAGGTCATCGGCCAACTGAAAACCACGGCGGTAGTTTCCGTGATTTCGCTTCAGGATGTGCTGTATTCGGCACAGATCATTTATCAGCGGACCTATGAAGTCATCCCGCTACTGCTGGTTGCCACTATCTGGTATCTGCTGCTGACCTCTGTGCTGTCTGTCGGCCAATACTATGTTGAACGCTATTTCGGCCGTTCCACGCTCAAACGCAGCAAGCCAGGCAGAAGCCGTAAACCACGCGCTGCAAGGCTTACCCAACTCACCCAGCCAGCAAACCGGCAACAGCCCAGCGAGTCCCCTGGCACCTGA
- a CDS encoding ABC transporter ATP-binding protein, producing MADILLKNIVKRYDKTETIHRINLEINSGEFVVFVGPSGCGKSTLLRMIAGLEEITDGEIHIDNRLVNHFDPAERGIAMVFQSYALYPHMTVAENMGFGLRMNGRPKAEVEQMVRKAAMTLQLEALLDRTPKQLSGGQRQRVAIGRAIVRDPKVFLFDEPLSNLDAELRVEMRLQIARLHQEMRNTMIYVTHDQVEAMTLADKIVVLNKGYIEQVGTPMELYHKPENLFVAGFIGSPNMNFLPGEVMQVEGNNVSILINTLNTLSVNVADHGLQIGQKITVGIRPEHLSIDPNGGDVSLSINSEVTERLGNATYIFGAFSGVNHFKVHLSGDNSIVPYSTIPLTCRSEHLHFFDENGKRIN from the coding sequence ATGGCTGATATTTTACTAAAAAATATAGTGAAGCGTTACGATAAGACGGAAACGATCCATCGTATCAATCTTGAAATTAATTCTGGCGAGTTTGTGGTCTTCGTCGGCCCGTCGGGATGTGGTAAATCGACATTGCTGAGAATGATCGCTGGGTTGGAGGAGATAACGGATGGCGAAATTCATATTGATAACCGTTTAGTTAACCATTTCGATCCCGCAGAGCGAGGGATTGCGATGGTATTCCAGTCTTACGCGCTGTACCCGCATATGACAGTGGCTGAAAATATGGGGTTTGGCCTAAGGATGAATGGGCGCCCTAAAGCTGAAGTAGAACAAATGGTGCGAAAGGCGGCCATGACGCTTCAGCTCGAAGCATTGCTGGATCGCACACCGAAACAGCTCTCTGGCGGTCAGCGGCAGCGCGTTGCGATTGGGCGAGCTATTGTGCGCGATCCTAAAGTGTTCTTATTCGATGAACCTTTATCAAACCTCGACGCTGAATTACGCGTGGAAATGCGTTTACAGATCGCCCGGCTGCACCAGGAAATGCGTAATACCATGATTTATGTAACGCACGATCAAGTGGAAGCCATGACGCTGGCGGATAAAATCGTGGTACTAAACAAAGGTTATATTGAGCAGGTAGGCACGCCAATGGAGTTATACCATAAGCCAGAAAATCTTTTTGTCGCTGGCTTTATCGGTTCGCCGAATATGAATTTTCTACCCGGTGAAGTGATGCAGGTTGAAGGAAATAACGTGAGTATATTGATCAATACGCTCAATACACTTTCCGTTAATGTTGCCGATCACGGGCTGCAAATCGGACAAAAGATTACCGTGGGTATTCGGCCTGAACACCTGAGTATTGATCCAAATGGTGGCGATGTCAGCCTGTCAATCAATAGTGAGGTAACTGAAAGACTGGGTAATGCCACCTATATTTTTGGTGCTTTTTCTGGCGTTAATCATTTCAAGGTACATTTGTCGGGTGACAACAGTATTGTACCCTACTCAACGATTCCACTTACGTGCCGTAGTGAACATCTGCACTTTTTTGATGAAAATGGAAAACGAATTAATTAA
- a CDS encoding ABC transporter substrate-binding protein, whose protein sequence is MKKTLLAFPLLMLGVLPPAFSADQNVPTTRTFQVQSDAALKAKVPEAVLQKGFIVAGTNPNTPPTTFYQEDNKTLAGREIDIMNAIGDRLGVSVNWNDTGGFDNIIPGLKSGRYDVALSNINATPKRLEQIDFIGYFNASKLAIISLKDANVAPFTSLSVLCGKEVGAGAGTTQLLRLQEADKQCVAEQKDAIKIAIFPDRPSGVQAVISGRVPLFFGPYEGLRYQVSQVKRLTISGDIAVNDAPVSIAFPKDSALEDAVQAALNSLIKDGTYQKILDKWDIGYGAVPEAKRNAEIFG, encoded by the coding sequence AAAACTCTGCTTGCCTTTCCGTTACTTATGCTTGGCGTATTGCCGCCGGCCTTTTCTGCCGATCAAAATGTCCCCACCACTCGCACCTTTCAGGTTCAGTCCGATGCGGCCTTAAAAGCCAAAGTGCCAGAGGCCGTCCTGCAAAAAGGCTTTATCGTTGCGGGCACCAACCCCAATACGCCACCAACCACCTTTTATCAGGAAGATAATAAAACGCTGGCAGGCCGCGAGATCGATATCATGAATGCGATTGGCGACCGGTTGGGCGTGTCGGTGAACTGGAACGATACCGGCGGGTTCGACAACATAATCCCCGGTCTGAAATCAGGCCGTTACGATGTGGCGCTGTCGAATATCAATGCGACGCCAAAGCGCCTTGAGCAAATCGATTTCATCGGCTATTTCAACGCGTCAAAACTGGCCATCATTTCCCTGAAAGACGCTAACGTCGCGCCTTTTACCTCCCTCAGCGTGCTGTGCGGGAAAGAAGTTGGGGCGGGAGCCGGTACCACTCAGCTATTGCGTTTACAGGAAGCCGACAAGCAGTGTGTCGCAGAGCAGAAAGACGCGATCAAAATCGCGATCTTCCCAGATCGTCCGTCTGGCGTACAGGCGGTGATCAGCGGGCGCGTACCGTTGTTCTTCGGCCCTTATGAAGGACTACGCTACCAGGTGAGTCAGGTAAAACGGCTGACCATCAGCGGTGATATCGCCGTTAACGATGCGCCAGTTTCCATTGCGTTCCCTAAAGACTCGGCTCTGGAAGACGCGGTTCAGGCGGCGCTGAATTCGCTGATTAAAGATGGCACCTACCAGAAGATTTTGGATAAATGGGACATCGGCTACGGCGCAGTCCCCGAAGCGAAACGTAACGCAGAGATCTTCGGATGA
- a CDS encoding carbohydrate ABC transporter permease, whose protein sequence is MRKSKINSILMHVFLVLMSIFSLFPFYWMVVSSTNSTSQINMGKFTFGDQLLVNFTNLTSQVDLSLIFWNTSKIALISTVSTLVVCSIAGYAFEIYSSKNRERVYVALLTTMMIPFAALMIPLFTMFGKAGLLDTHFAVIMPTVAGAFIIFYFRQCTKTFPRELIDAARVESVAEWKIFLYVYVPIMRASYSAAFIIVFMTSWNAFLWPLIVLQSNELKTINLVLSSFASAYSPDFGLIMVGTVISTLPSLIIFFAMQKQFIASMTGAVK, encoded by the coding sequence ATGAGAAAAAGTAAAATTAACAGCATACTGATGCATGTTTTTCTCGTGTTGATGAGCATTTTTTCGCTTTTCCCTTTCTACTGGATGGTGGTATCGAGTACGAATAGCACCAGTCAAATCAACATGGGGAAATTCACGTTTGGCGATCAGCTATTGGTGAACTTTACCAATCTGACGAGCCAGGTGGATCTATCATTAATATTTTGGAATACATCAAAAATTGCGTTGATCAGCACGGTGTCAACGCTTGTGGTGTGCTCTATCGCAGGCTATGCGTTTGAGATTTATTCCAGTAAAAACCGCGAGCGTGTCTATGTCGCACTATTAACGACGATGATGATTCCGTTTGCAGCCTTAATGATCCCACTCTTCACCATGTTTGGTAAGGCTGGCTTACTGGATACACACTTTGCCGTTATTATGCCAACGGTGGCTGGGGCATTTATTATTTTCTACTTTAGACAGTGTACTAAAACGTTTCCGAGGGAGCTGATAGACGCTGCGCGCGTGGAAAGCGTCGCTGAGTGGAAAATTTTCCTTTATGTCTACGTGCCGATTATGCGTGCCAGTTATTCTGCCGCTTTTATCATTGTTTTTATGACGTCATGGAATGCCTTTCTCTGGCCGCTTATTGTCCTTCAGTCTAATGAATTAAAGACGATTAATCTGGTGCTATCCAGTTTTGCTTCTGCCTACTCGCCAGACTTTGGGCTTATTATGGTTGGAACGGTTATCTCCACACTTCCTAGTTTAATTATCTTCTTCGCCATGCAAAAGCAATTTATCGCGAGTATGACGGGCGCGGTAAAATAA
- a CDS encoding amino acid ABC transporter ATP-binding protein, translating into MGEPITLRNVRKFLSGNLILDDIDLQMEAGSVTAILGPSGAGKSTLLRCINHLEKLDGGTICVGDTLVGYRQKGYRLYELSDKQVAAQRSKMGMVFQHFNLFPHRTVLQNVSDAPLRVKKCERQEVLDQAYSLLRQVGLAEKADDWPHQLSGGQQQRVAIARALAMNPQVMLFDEPTSALDPELVGEVLQVIKKLAHSGITMVIVTHEIGFAREIADNIVFMENGRIVETGPARQVLDAPQNRRTQAFFSTVL; encoded by the coding sequence ATGGGTGAGCCCATCACACTGCGAAACGTACGTAAATTTCTGTCGGGAAACCTGATTTTAGATGACATCGATTTGCAGATGGAGGCTGGATCGGTCACTGCTATTCTGGGTCCATCCGGTGCAGGTAAATCCACGCTGCTGCGCTGTATTAACCACCTGGAAAAACTCGATGGCGGCACCATTTGCGTTGGTGACACGCTGGTTGGCTATCGGCAGAAAGGCTATCGGCTCTATGAATTGAGTGACAAACAGGTCGCAGCCCAGCGCAGCAAGATGGGTATGGTGTTTCAGCACTTTAACCTGTTCCCTCACCGTACCGTGCTGCAAAACGTGAGCGATGCCCCGCTGCGCGTCAAAAAATGCGAACGGCAGGAGGTACTCGATCAGGCGTATTCGCTGCTGCGACAGGTTGGACTCGCGGAGAAAGCCGACGATTGGCCGCACCAGCTTTCTGGCGGCCAACAGCAGCGGGTCGCGATTGCCCGCGCCCTCGCCATGAATCCGCAGGTGATGCTCTTTGATGAACCCACTTCGGCATTAGACCCAGAACTGGTCGGCGAAGTGCTTCAGGTCATTAAGAAGCTGGCACATTCCGGTATCACGATGGTCATCGTCACGCACGAGATCGGCTTCGCCCGTGAGATCGCCGATAACATCGTGTTTATGGAAAACGGTCGAATTGTCGAAACCGGCCCAGCCAGACAGGTGCTGGACGCCCCACAGAACCGCCGCACGCAGGCCTTTTTCTCAACCGTGCTGTGA
- a CDS encoding glycosyl hydrolase 53 family protein translates to MKKNNYSGIISILLMLFIGFMSANLAKAAQPFAYGADIGWVKQLEDRGVTWRDDAGTQRDVLQILRDHGINAVRLRIFVNPDPSALWHKDNTTWTMLGYTDKTRVVDAAQRAKAMGMRVMVDFHYSDVFADPGHQIKPAAWANYNLSQLTTAVYNHTHEVMTALIAAGVTPEWVQVGNEMNPGILLPEGSTSRFANLTQLLNAGYDAVKAVSPSSKVISHLAHGDNNSNARWFFDNFLTTYGGKTDVIGFSFYPYWEGKNYWELTGALASNLNDMASRYGKEVMVVEVGGLETNPTDSYWTIKDTINLVKAVPGNKGIGVFYWEPAGNASVLPDGYALGATTRVSANVLQFTRALDAFAESQINFVNGTRYKIVNRHSSKSLNIVSGSHEDGAFVEQYSDGNWDSQRFYFNAIGNGYFNLVNVNSGKYVDVASSADEDGAQILQMYNTGHFSQQWLILDAGDGYYKILNRNSGKLLDISSRSTENGASGIQWHDNGGWNQLWQITAN, encoded by the coding sequence ATGAAAAAGAATAATTATTCAGGAATCATCTCTATATTGTTAATGCTGTTTATCGGGTTTATGTCAGCCAATCTGGCGAAAGCCGCACAGCCGTTTGCTTATGGCGCGGATATTGGCTGGGTAAAGCAATTGGAAGATCGCGGTGTCACCTGGCGTGACGATGCAGGTACTCAGCGTGATGTATTGCAGATATTGCGCGATCACGGCATAAACGCGGTGCGGCTACGCATTTTCGTTAATCCCGATCCCAGTGCGTTATGGCATAAAGATAATACGACTTGGACGATGCTTGGCTATACGGATAAAACCCGCGTGGTGGATGCCGCGCAGCGTGCCAAAGCGATGGGAATGCGCGTCATGGTGGATTTCCACTACAGCGATGTTTTCGCAGATCCAGGTCATCAAATAAAACCCGCCGCGTGGGCGAATTATAATCTTAGTCAATTAACGACGGCCGTTTATAACCATACACATGAGGTGATGACGGCGCTCATTGCCGCTGGCGTAACGCCGGAATGGGTTCAGGTCGGCAACGAAATGAACCCCGGCATTTTACTACCGGAAGGTAGTACAAGTCGTTTTGCCAATTTAACGCAGCTACTGAACGCTGGCTATGATGCGGTTAAAGCAGTCAGCCCTTCGTCCAAAGTGATCAGCCATTTGGCGCATGGGGATAATAATTCGAACGCTCGCTGGTTTTTTGATAATTTCCTCACCACGTATGGTGGGAAAACCGATGTGATTGGTTTTTCATTCTATCCCTATTGGGAGGGGAAAAACTATTGGGAGCTCACTGGGGCTCTAGCCAGCAATCTTAATGATATGGCGAGCCGGTATGGTAAGGAAGTCATGGTTGTTGAAGTCGGCGGTTTGGAGACCAACCCGACAGACAGCTACTGGACTATCAAAGATACCATTAATCTTGTTAAAGCCGTGCCGGGAAATAAGGGGATTGGGGTTTTTTATTGGGAGCCTGCGGGTAATGCCAGTGTGTTGCCGGATGGCTACGCATTAGGGGCGACAACGCGTGTTTCAGCGAATGTATTACAATTTACCCGCGCATTGGACGCGTTTGCTGAATCGCAAATCAATTTCGTCAATGGAACGCGCTATAAAATCGTTAATCGACATAGTAGTAAATCGCTGAATATCGTGAGTGGTTCGCACGAAGACGGCGCATTTGTTGAGCAATACAGTGATGGCAACTGGGACAGCCAGCGTTTTTATTTTAACGCGATTGGCAATGGTTATTTTAATCTGGTGAATGTTAATAGTGGAAAATACGTCGATGTTGCTTCCAGTGCCGATGAAGATGGCGCACAAATTCTCCAAATGTATAACACCGGTCATTTTAGTCAGCAATGGCTGATTTTGGATGCTGGAGATGGCTATTATAAAATTCTGAATAGAAATAGCGGAAAGCTACTGGATATCAGTAGTCGTTCGACAGAGAACGGCGCGTCAGGTATTCAATGGCATGATAATGGGGGATGGAATCAACTATGGCAAATTACGGCTAATTGA